The sequence below is a genomic window from Marmota flaviventris isolate mMarFla1 chromosome 9, mMarFla1.hap1, whole genome shotgun sequence.
agtcaagggtcatatgttttctatcagatgtggaagctaaagaggaaaaaggaaaaggaagttgtTGAGGGGAGGGATGGATTCTCATGAAAACTAAAGGGATATcatagaggaaaggaaccagggggagaagggaggggaggaataggggaaatacttgggaatattaaccatgtatgaatatgtaacggtgaatcccaccattatcaACACCTATAATGCACctataaaaatatgagaaaaaattttaaaaatgcaaatgtacaCTCATTCAACTACCACCAGGCTCCTGTGAGGTGTCAAGGTGTTGGGCTTGATGTGGAGAAAGATGAATCCCACGAAGTCTGGGCCTGAGGCTTCCTGACCTGTGCTAGAAATGCCTGTGAGGTTCAGGGTAAAAGAGAGGACTAGTCCTGCACCAGAGGCAGTAGGTAATGAGCATTTCTGGGTTGGTAGACACTGTCCCATTGACCCTCATCACCACTCTGTAGAATAGGCAATGCTACCCCAATTTTGCTAACATTCAGAAAGATGAATGGAAAGTGGAATTTAGTGGCAGAGCTGCAGTGACAAGGAGGACATTATAACAAGACTTAATGGTATATCTTCTGATTTTTGTTCCTATCTtgaatttaacttattttattgtagtaacaacaataatgaaaatcccTTTGTCTCTTATTGTATGCTAGGTACAGATCTAAATTTTCTCTACACAAACTCATTTTTCTAGCTGAGGTAGGAATTTTTGTAATCTCCATCCTACATTTGGGGTAATTAAAGCACAGAAGCATCAAATTATTTCTCCAAAGTTCTGTAGCTAATAAGGAGGGGAACTAGGTAGTTCCACTGGAACAAAGTCATGAAATTTAatctcttaattgttttcttcattgcCTTTTCCCCCCcaaggattttctttttactcttatttcttgatttttaaatttttattttttgatactagggattgaatccaggggccctttattagagctacatctccagtccttttatttttgagacagagtctcactaagttgctaaggctagcctcaaacttgtaatcctcctgcctcagctacccaagctgctgagattacaaacaTGCACTACCATACCTGGTCTTacttctcaatttaaaaaaaaaaaaaaagctttttataaCTCTCTCTGCAGATCtcaaatctttgtttttaaaggacacaccaaaaataatacatttataatacaTATACAGATAATAACATTGCTATGCTTTTTTCTCATAATTCCACATAGCAGAATATGAATGAGAGTAGAAATAAGTTGGGAAGATTCTACATTTTACTTTCAATCCCTCCTGGCCCGCCCCCGCCCTGCTCTGGAATACTGGCAACAAGAATTAATTCAGGGTTTCTGtggctctttctttttccttctttaattcatttattgacTTCATCTTTTATGGGCTTCcgtatgagtgtgtgtatgctTGAATGTGAGTTTTGATGACTAGGCTGCACATTCTCTGAGGTTGCAATACATCTTAATCTCTGGCACATATTTCCAAACACAAAAACTCTGATTCTCTTTTCATACACAGACATTTGAATAAAGAACACTGTGGtagtgggatcctaattagaataaattatactccatgtatgtataatatatcaaaatatactctactgtcatgtatatctaaaaagaaaaaaaaaaacaccactgtGGTAGATATTCACTGTTGCTTGGATAACTCAAAACCtctatatttccttttcatttagtGATCATGCTCTGACtttatttgggggtggggtgttTAGTTTCAGGGCTGTTTCCCAGTTTCCCTGGAAGCTCCGGGTGGTCGGAAGACCAAGCCAAAGTTGCTAGTTGGGAATCCCACAGTCTCTGAAGAGGCAAAGGCAGCTCTGTCCCCACCTACTACTTCCTGCCTAGAATGTGGATTTGGTAAATAAAACTTTGATACATATCTTGGGCCAAGGGGGAACATTGGGGATAAAGGCCCTGTGCTACGATTAGAGCAAAACAGAAGTGGAGATGTTAATGCTAGGCTGCCTAACTCTAGACTTCTTAGGCAAGTTTTAAAGCCACTGTCCTTTCTGGTTCCTGTGGCTAGAAGCCAAGCACAATTCCCTCTGATAGAGGATTCAATAGTTTGttaaacagaatgaaaagaaacaaaaataaaacaaaacaaaggattTTCTGAAACGAATTTAAATCTGGCATCTTTATTTATGGGTCAAAGAGTGAACTCAAAACGTGaatcaagaaaaagaatttttttattcaatcataaaaaataattaaaacattaatgtCCTACTCAGGAAGAATAATATCTCCCAGGAGACTCCTGGGTTGAAATGCCCATTCATTTCAGTTCCATGTTTCCctttcaagaattattttatcCTCTTGGGTTCATTAGCAGAAATCTGTCAATTTCACAACGCCACTGCTCTGCTGTCTGCATTTAGCACTTCTGGAAGTCACAGAGCAACCCACCTCTTCTCCTATTGCCATTTACGGGAATAGCTAGATTCCTCCTTGTGGAAATCAGATGCTTTTCAACATTTTCTGGTGTTAACCGAGTGGGTAGCCAATTAGAACCCGAGAAACGTGACAGTGGCAAAGTACACGCATGCCCAGTGAACCATATTGTTGGTGAGAATTTCTGGGAGGTCTGCATGTTTGCTTGTCTCAGGATTTCCCCTGCTATATCATTAATTCCTTGCAGTGTGACACTggaagcaggaagatcccaaggAGGCAAGTGGAAATGGGGGTGGGTGCTCAGTTTGGTGGTGAATTGTAAACATTTACCAACCAGCTCAGGAATAGGAGGAGGGTTTTGTCGCCATGATGTccaatttctgtggtgtaagTATGTTCACTGAGGCTGATTTTGAGTGACCAATGGTTTCAGAGCTGGTTTGTAAATTTCCTGAGAATTTAACAATCAGTACTCAGAAGACTTTGGACACACACTGAATGTGTGTCCTCGTTAACTGCCCCAGGGTCCTAGCAGGTTTTAATAAAGTCGTGTTCAAGGTGTTGCAACAGAGGTTATGGGATGCTAAGAAACTTGCCCATGGTTGCCAAACCATTTGGCCGTGAGGCCAAGGTTTGTACCAGGTCCCTCTGATTTCACATTTGGATTCTTAACTCTAACATTTAGAGAACATggacaaaatgaaaggaaagaaaaaagaagaaaagtaataaaGGAGGAAGGGAACAGTAACAGTCAAAGGCCAAGCAAGTCCCTGTGGTCTCTTTAAGTATGATACTAGAACAGAGATCAGCAGCCAGTGGATCAGATATGACCCAATGACCAGTTTTAAAGTTGCtcaataatttttacatttttagagggttattaaaaatgaaaaaaaaagaagaatgtatgACAGAGACATATTTTGCCTCAAAAAGCTTTAAATGTTTACTTTCTAGCCCTTCTCTGTTACACTAGGTCTGGCATGACTCCTGGGCCTCACTAATCTAGGGCAGTtataggagagaaagagaagggacatCAGCCTGTGGTAACAACCTGCTACTGCCCCGCAACCTTTATATGGcttatctaatttaattcttaaaataacatCAAgagatgtttttaatttataatctCTATTTTAGCCATAGAGAAAACTGAGAATCAAAGATGAATCTGCTTATACAAATACCCAGCTAGGAAGTGGAAGAGATCAGACTGGGGTTTAGGTTTCTCAGGCTCCAAGACTCTTGTACCACACTGGGTAAAGCCTCTTCTTCCAGGATTCAACCTCCAGATGCTGGGTTCCTGAGCTGCTGGCTGGAAGCTCATGGTCTAGCAGGTAAAAAGGATGCTGCTGTACTGATGTGCAGACAGATAAATCTAGATCTTAGGCCCCAAGGGCATGTTACGGACTTGGAGGAAGAAATACTTAATTCTGCCAGTGAATGAGCTTCTAGTCTTCACAAAGGAGATGATAATGAGCTTATCTTCAAATGATGTCCTCAGCAAAGGACAGCAGGACAATCTCTAAGAAGCATTAAAGGGTGGGCACCTAGGGACTAATAGGTGGTTCTCTCATGGCAGCACAGGGCTCCTGGTGGACAAATGGCAGGCATTCCCCTGGCAGCTAGGTTAGCTACATGATGAAGGGCCGAAGTTCTGAGCTTGGTCAACATGCTGGTGCCCCTCACGTGCTAGGGGCAAGATTCCTGAGCAGATAGAAGGAAAACAGAGAATatcataaattatttggaattaaataaaattatataaatgaaagtGTCTAACGACACCCAAGGTATCTAATATAATAAGATCTGTCACTAACTGAACCATGTTATAAGTCAGTGTTATGGTAGTTATTTTGGGAAATAGACTATcacataattaatattaattctcaattaattaatatttaaagcagGAAGATGGGTGTGCTGGTCCTTGTCCTGTTTGCTATCCCACCCATTCCTCACCTTCCTGCTCTGGTCTGTATACAAGGTGTCATCATTAGGGGTCTGTAAGTCCCAGATTCCAATATCACCTGAACTTGTTGGTTGTAGATGATGAAAGATGGCGATAGGAGTCTGAAGGCTAGGAGTAAAGGAGAAGTAAGagcatttctctccttttctttctgtttacagTTAGAGCTGCATCTCCTCTAAATCTCCTGCTTCCCTCTACATGCCTGATGTGGTTTTAGACTCCGATGGGTGACCTGGCCTCTGTTTCTTGTAACTGTACTTCCTCCTTTTGTCCTTATAGTCTTGGGGTAGAAGCAATCCCACCATTGTTAATTTCTGACTGGCCTCACTGTCTCATCTGGTCTTTTACCACCTCTTGCATGTGtgtaattattttcatgttttaaagtcTCTGGTTTTTAATAATTATGGTGTTTCctacatttttgttcattttgtactCTAGTAAGCTGTCTTAGTCTGCTCAGGCTATGGTGGCTTAACcatagaagtttattttcttacaaGTCTGGAGATTGGATGTCCAGATAGGTGTGCCATCATCGTAGGATTCTGGTGAGGACTCTCTTCTTGGCTTGAGTACAGCTTCCTGCTTGCTGTGTTCTCACAAGATAGAGAAAAAGAGCAAGTGCTCTGGTGTCCTTCtcataagggcactaattctATCAGGAGGGCCCCACCCTCAGGCTCTCATCTAATCCTCATCTAATCCTCTCAAAGATTCCATCTATACATCACATTGGGAGACAGGacttaaatgtattatttttgagGGGACACAgatattcagtattttttttcatatttgatgcTTTACATATTAGGAAACTGAGATTAGaagaggtaaatttttttttttaccaaattcCTAACTAATAAATTGTAAAATTGGGATTCAAAATCAGATCTATCTACCTCTAGTGGCATAGTATTAACATTATACCAGATTGTTTCACAGAGGGCATGCATGAGAATCCAGTAATGGCTCATGTATTTGACTTTGTAATTGTGCTGACACAATTTAACCAAATTCCTTATGACTACTGGCTTATGGGACTTGGGCCTGTGTGTGCTCTTTAAATCACAATATGATTGATGGGATACTTTAAAATATAGAGCTAACATCTGCACACCTCTTTACAGCTCACAGAGCTTGCCTGCCTCATGTCTCCTGTCCTCATTTGCTCTCTACAACGTGATTGTCAGGATGGAGGGACAGATCTAGGCAGAAGCTGAAGGAGAGAAAGTAACAGAGGAAAGAAAGACTGAAACCCAAAGGCTCGCACTGATGTTCCCCATCATACCCACTAGAACTGCAATGTTCTTTAGAGACCAATCACAATAGCCAAGGCCCGGTTGAGTGGGAGCTGCTTCTGCTATTATTTTATACTTCCTGAATGTCATCAGATTCATTTACTGGTTTTTCAGATAAGAGATCTGAGGGCTTGCCAGTACACCATGTTGCCTCTTTGAAGTTACCTACTTCAAGGGGAACTCTGTACAGGAGAGAAGGGGCTTTCTAAGTGTGGTGGGTAAGAAGGGCTTGCAGTGAGAACATCCAAGCACTTGCCGGGTGGCAGCTGGTTCCACTGATATTTTAATGACTCCATCTGTGTAAAAATAGATACCTCTAAAGCACTTGAAAGCATTTTGTTCTCTTAAAATAGGTTAGAAAACATTCCCCCTTTTGTTTGCACTCTTAATTGGCTTAGCAAAAGCTCTTCTTGGAATCCAAGGTCTAGAATGAACTTAGAAATCATGTTGAAgataatgaggaaactgagggatCTGTAAAGTTTTAATGTCTTATCTAATTTCACACAAGTCGCAGGGACACAGGGTATTTGATTAGCCAGTGAGTTTGGGGAAAGAGAAGGATTTATTAGAGGAGAGCCCTGTTCTCAAGAAGCATATCATCCAGTGTAGGAGTTTAGACATGTAAACCAAAACctgtatatcaaaataaaaaaatgaaaatgtagtgAAGACATGTTATGGGCAGTAGTGGTAGTTCAAAGTCGGCTTTTAGAAATAGTTACCAGTCTCAACTAAGTACTAAAAGCGTGAGATTTCGAAATACAAAACTGAATGTCAGCTGTGAGGAGGAAGCATTGGTCCGGGCTATATCTGACCTTCGGTTTTATCCATCAGGGTTGTGATAAGTTTTCTAAGTActgtaagaaaaacaaatatagtTTCCCCAAGTCTGAAGGAGAATTCTGGGCTTCCTTCCGCTGAATGTCCCATTGCCACTCTTAACTCTGAGCCATTCTCTGGAGATCATATTGCTGGTAGTTCTGGAGGGGATTGGAGTCCAACCTTCTTGGTCAGGGAGGAGACAGCACCTATGATGCAGAGGGTGTTCTTTGTGGAAATGAAGGCATGGGCCTGAGTGGGCTACTGGCAAGTACTCTAAGTTACTTGGGTCAAGATGGGGATGGGACTCTAAAATAATCTGGGGAGAGTGGACAGTGACAGGGTGCAAACCAGgttgaatatgtttttaaagtaaGCATGGGGAAAGGCTTCATTTAAAGCTTTTTTGGGATAGGGATAGTATCAGAGCTAAGGATCAGGGGGAACCCTGAACAGCACTAGGGTGTGACGTGAGAGCTCTGATTGGCTCCTCTCTGCTGGGAACTGCTTTTTCTTTGCTTCGTCCCTGAGAATCCCTCTTCCTCTTTGAGCAATCTCTggcttctttctttgctttgatTTATGTGTCTCTCCTCCTGCCCACTGCTTGCACCCTTCCTAGCTGCTTTGACACAACACATACAAATGCTGacatatgtatatgttatatatgtaatccttccttcttttctttacaGCTTTTACAGTTTATTAATCCTCATGAAGAATTTACACAATCTCCGCAGATAAAGTCATTGCAGAATCTTTACTCCTTTGGCTTTTTGCCAGCCCCAGTATTTGCCTTCACAGTCCCACTGACTTTCTTCATTGTGTTCTTGTGCTCCTTTCGCTGTTTTCTTgaggtctttttcttttcatacaggCTGTGTCTTGCCAGACTATGTTTGggttcatttttctttgcatgATCCAAGGAATCGTAAATCATGCCAAAGCCAGTTGTCTTGCCATCTCCAAAATGGGTTCTGAATCCAAACACAAATATGACATCTGGTGTGGTCTTGTACATTTTGGCTAACTTTTCTTGAATTTCTGTCTTAGGTACTATTGCTTTCCCAGGGTGAAGAACATCAATGACCATTTGTTTCCTCTGAAGTAACTTGTTGGTTATGAACTTCCTGGTCCAGATAATTACTGTGTCATTCATGATGGCAGCAGATCCTCAGAAACCCAGGGAGAAAAAAACTATCTTTCTTACTGAATGAGTCTTGGTCTTCAGTTTGGTTTTGGAGAATGGTACCAGTTGATGAACCTTGGTTGAAAAGTTACGATATCAGTAAATAGTCTCCTCCATGggagatatctctctctctctctctctctctctctcctcttgtcTTACAAGGTTGTGGTTTGTGGTACATAGATTCTTAAGAAACCCATGATCTCTGACTTCTGATATTCACACCTTTGTATAGTCCTCTCCCTTGAGTGTTACCTTGCTTCTAATCAATGAAATGTGGAAAGGATGAAGTTCTTCCCACAATTATGTGCATGTAATTACAAGAGAATGTAGCAATCAGCTGGCTAGaacctctttctcctttcctctcccctctcaAATCTTACTTTGAAAAGTTAAGCTATCATGAAACCTACCTCTGCAAGGAAATAACTACTGACAACAGTCTGAGGAAGCGTGAAAACAGATCCTTCCCTAGCCAAGACTCTAACAAGACCCCACTCTTGGTAATGTTTTGATTGTACCATTCAGCAGAAGACCCAGCTAAGCTGTGCCCGCACTCCTGGATCACAAAAgttgtgagataataaatgtgtattgttttAGGCTCCCTGTGggaatttgttacacagcaatagaaaatgaacaCAGTTTTTTTTAGTAGCTAGAAGAGGATGCACTAATATAGTGCCTCCTGGGAAggagaaacaaaaacacagaagTGAGGGAAATAATAGGTAGCTGTACCCTTCCACACTTGCCATGTTGTATATCTGTTCTCAAAAATTCACTGCCAAGCCGACACCTCTCCCTTTTATGAGAGCTTCATTGACATCCATCTCTCTATGCATTATTCTATGAACATTTATTATATGTCCATCACTGCAGGGGATCTAGCATAATGGGATTTATGTTCCTAGTGTGTGCttccacatatacacaaataattGCATGACAAGGTAGTATCAGCTAACTGTCTGGAGAGCAGATTTAGAATGTTTGTGTATGCAGCTTCAGTCCGTGGCTTGTGGACTCAGGCAAGCTGGAGTCTATTTAGGACGTGGACAATagttaccatttttaaaataatcatatgcTCACAGGTATGATAATGGATACAAAAGGAAAGTACAGGGTTACCTGAGAGCATTTAGTGCAGGGATCTAACCTAATTAGGGGGATCAGGGAAGGTTACCCAGAGGAAGTAATGCCTAAACTGAATTTTGAAGGATAAAGTGGAGTTTACTAGGAGATAGTGGGAGTGAAAGATTGCCTTGTAGAGTAAGATTCTGTCAGAGGAAATGGCATGTCAAAGACCACAAAGCAAGAGAGAAATTAGTGTTTTCTAAAGAACAAAACAGAGCCCAGTGAGGGTGAAGAGGGCAGAAtagaaggggaagagggcagggagGCTGGCTGGTGAGGTCATCTGTGACCCATTCTTATTCTGAAAACTTTTCATGGTGTGGATTAAGGATATTTTTCTGTCCATTAGGAGAATTTAAAATGGGGAAAGGCCACAGAAGGCCAGTAAACACAGGAATCGTAGATCCTCGGCAGAGCATGAGGAAGAtacagaggaggagaggaagctgAGTTCATTGCTATGGGAATTAGGACCCAAGACAGACTCCTTAGGTGGGTGGCAAATAAGCTCAGTGCAGACTGAGAGAAGTGGGAAATTAGAAAGCCCAGAGTCCTGGAAGAGCTTGAAAAGGAGAGCAAAGACTGTAGTTCACCTTATGTACAGAGAAAGACAGCACCAGCTTCTCAGGGCCCTAGTGAGGAGCACTATGGGGTAGGGGGGCTTGACCTAGACATCTTAgtaggattttaattttttataaagattAGAGCAGATCTATAAAAATTTCACACAGATGGCATTGCATACAGGTGTGTTCTATTAGACTCTCAATCTTGAAGGCTAGAGACCGGGTCTTCACTAACTGGTACTGTGTCCCATCTGGCCTCAGGGACTTCactgggtgttatggtttggatatggtctgaatgttccctaaaggctcatgtgttggaagcttggtccccagggtggcaaaGTGAGTGATGGTGGAAACTTTTACAGGCAGAGCCTAGTGGAGGCCATTAATCCCACAACAGGATTACCGTAGTTCTTATGGGATTCCAGCTAATGCTCATGAGAGGGTCATTATAAGAGAGCAAGACTGACTCCCCCGCCTCAGTATGTGATCTCTTCATGACACATCCACTATGATGTGAAACAGAAGGGCCCTCGTCAGGGCTGGTGCAATGCTGTTTGGACTTGAATCTCTTCTGTTCTTATAAAGTATCTAGCctcagtattttgttatagcaatggataATGGACTAATGCATTGGGTATAAGATAGATGATTTTAAATGTTCCAGTGGAAAAGATTGTTTATGCTGTCATCGACCATCACTGTGATTGGCAGTTGATTTCGTGAAGGTTGGTCTTATTTCATGAGGTTGTATGATGTGGGTGAAGGATTCCTCAGGAATGAGGATCTGAATCTATGGTTAAGAGAAAGAAATCCAGTCTTGGATAGTAGGGAAGGCAAGAAGCTGGCGTCCCACGGGCTCTAACTCTAGAATGTGCTTCCATGACCTGTGCAGTTTGCATAACTAAAGATAAAagtcggggctggggttgtggctcagcggtggagcgcttgcctagcacaaactggacccgggttcgattctcagcaccacataaaaataaaggcattgtgttgtgtccatttacacctaaaaataaataaataaatatttaaaaaaaaagataaaaagtcaaATGCCCCCAAATTTGCAAtttactattttttccttttatttgccCAATTTTCCCAAGTCCTCAGATCACACTGCTGTTATGATCTTTCTTTACAATGCAGCAGTTTTAGTTAGAttccctttctgttttctctcctcaGGGACCAGTGCCTGCCCTCTGATGGCACCTGAGGGCCTGGTGAGGGTTGGATAAAGGCACAAGCTCCCTGAGCTAATGTCTCAGGGGGAAACAGGGCCAAGTCACACTGGGGAGAAGTGTGAGAGAGGAAAGAAACAGCCCAGCATACAAAGCCTGCTTTAGCTGCTGCTTCCATGTCCCCACCCAGTGATCCAACCATGAAGAAAGCTCTTGGCCTGGAGAGACCACCCTTAGTTGAGTCTGGAGTTTTTCTCTAGCTTTGTATGTCTTATTATTTCTCTGATTCTTCATTTTCTGGATTGTTTCAGCTGGGAAGAACTTCTTCAAACATTAATAAGACAATCTAATCATAGTTAATAAGGTCAGAGGCTGCTAAATGTTCTTGATCACCCGAAATGTAAGGAGCCAGTTTGAACTTGGTGACCACAATATTGAGGACAATGACCTTCTGATACCAAGCACTCTAGGATGTTCCATGGGAAAAGCGTTTGTTGCATTTtttaagatgtgtgtgtgtgtgtgtgtttgtgtgtgtgtgtgtgtgtgtgtcattttttaaaaatttaggaaaagGTCTTCCAAAGTTCCAGGCCAGAGAGCAATTTGCAGTATAATGTTCAACTGTATTTAAATGTGCCTCTCATTAGCTGTTGGTTGTGGCCAAATTATCTAACATATCTAATCTCAATTTCCTCTTTGGTAAAGTGGAGCTAATAATACCTACCACCTGGGAGTGCAATGAGGAATAGATAAGACAATCTATACTAGGATGCCAAATGACTAAGTATTATAAGCAGTTTAGATCAAGGAAAGGCAAAATTAGGCTTTCCTGATCAGGATCTCTGTGGTGAAATTAACAGGAATGAGGCAACATATtgaacttcaattttaaaaaggcatagcTTAGTTAGTCTAGAACACCCAATTCCGTCATCTACTAAGTGTTTGACATTGGGAATTGCTTTAATCTTtgaactcagttttctcatctatgagaTGGGATAATAGTATCTGCTTTATCAGGttgttctgagaattaaatgagttaatacactGTGGCGGAAACTTGCTAGATATGTCACAAATTTGTTCTCTTCTTTGTTGGAGTGGGGAGGAGCATATCAACATTTCTCAGCCTCCTGGAATCTAGATAAGACTCTGTGATTGAGTTCTGGTCAATGGAATGTAGGTGgaactgatatatttttaatagtCTAAGAATTATCCCTAAAATCTTCCTTGTGATCCACTACACCCTCTTTTCACATCTGTTGGGTGGACACACAGGAGTCAGGAGAGAACTCCAGGCCTGGGGAAGGCAGAGCCTCTATGTGGAAGGAGCCTGGGTTCCTGAATGTGCAGAGCATTAGCACTCTTCAAGACCTCTCCCCTTGTCCAACTTGCTATAGATTATGGTTAAAA
It includes:
- the LOC114105082 gene encoding small ribosomal subunit protein eS24-like translates to MNDTVIIWTRKFITNKLLQRKQMVIDVLHPGKAIVPKTEIQEKLAKMYKTTPDVIFVFGFRTHFGDGKTTGFGMIYDSLDHAKKNEPKHSLARHSLYEKKKTSRKQRKEHKNTMKKVSGTVKANTGAGKKPKE